Within Corynebacterium jeddahense, the genomic segment CGGTTCTGGTGTGAGGACGGGGCACGGCGCGCGGGCGGGGCGCGGGGCGGCGCGGGCGCGGGCGGGGCGCGGGCGGGCCGCGGGGCGGCGCGGGCGCGGGCGGGCCGGCCCGCCCAGGCCCTGCCACCCCAGGCCCCGCCCCGGGCCCAGGCCTAGGCCTAGGCGATGCCCAGCGCGGTCTTGACCAGATACGCGGCGAAGGTGGGCAGGTCGGACGGGTAGTCGTTGGCGGGGTCGGCGGCGAGCTCGGCGAGGCGATCCGGATCCTCGGGCAGACCGAGCTTTGCCGCGCCCGAGAGCGCCTTCTTGTCAAAGACGGGCGCGAGTTCCGGCCAGACGCCCTGCGCCTCCCGGGCGAACATGGTGGCGCAGGCGGGGCCGACACCGTCGAAGACCTCGAGGGAATCTGGGGCACCGTCGCGGAGGGTGCGGAGGTCTGACCTGTGGTCGTCGATAAGGAGGTGCGACATTGCCTGAAGGCGGGTCGCCGAGGACTCGTCGTAGCGCGCGTAGCCCGCGGCGCCGAAGAGGCGGATGAGCTGCGAGCGCGGCGCGGCGGCCATCTTCTCGGGGGTGGTCAGGCCAGCGTCGAAGAGGGCGCGGGCGGCGTCGACGGCGACGGTGGCGCGGATGGGTTTCGCCTGCAGCATGCACAGGACGAGGAGCTGGAACAGCGGGGCGGGCTCGTCCTTGAGCCGGATGCCGGCGTCCTCAGCGAAGGTGCGCACGCAGGGCTTCCTCGAGCTCGACGCGGGCGCGCTCGAGGGCGGCCTCCCAGACCTCGGAGGCGGACTCGTCGGCGGAGTCCGACACCTGCTTGAGCAGCGTGATCGGCACCCCGAACGTGGAGCACACGGCGGCGAGCGCGTAGCCCTCCATGTCCACGAGCTGGCACTCGCGGGCGAGCTCGGCGCGCAGGTCGGAGCGGTTGACGAAGGCGTCGCCGGTAGCGAGCTTCGCCTTCGGCAGGTCCGTGATGGGGTCGAAGGAGAACCAGCGCGGGTAGACGAAGTCGGTGAGCTCGGAGGTGCCGCCGACCTTGAAGTCGTGCTTCACTGCGGCGGAGACCTCGTAGACGCCCGGCTCGAGATCCGTGAGCGCGCCGGCGGTGCCGACGTTGATTACGCGCTCCGGCTTCTCGCCGGTGGCGAGGCGGCGGGTCAGCGCGATCGCGGCGGGCAGGGTGCCAATGCCGGTGATGAGCACCTCGTGGTCGCCGCCGGACATGATGTCCGCGGCCTCTTCCTTCATGGCTGCGACGATGAGCAAGTCAGACATGGTTTCCGACTTTACGCGCGCACCGCCGGCGCCGGCTCCACAACCGAACCAGTCGCCCCCTCGCGCTCCGCCGCCGCCCGCGAGTTCGCCCGGGCCTTGCGCACGCCCCGCCAGGACAGCGCTCCGCCGATCGCCAGCACCGCCACCCGGACGAGCACGAGGCCAGACGTCACACCGAGGAACTTGAGCACCACGGGCAGGTTCAAGAACACGATCAGGGTGCCCACCACCCCGCCGAGCGCGATCGGGTTCATGCGCGTGACCAGCCACGCCGCCAGCGGCGCGGCGATCATCCCGCCGACAAGCAGCGCCACCACCGCGGCGAGGTTGGCCACCAGGTCGTGCCACATGCCGATGGCGAAGCCGAGGGTCGCGGCGAGCGTGACCAGGAACTCAGCGGTGTTCACCGTGCCCACGATCCGCCGCGGCTCCGCGCGCCCGGCGGAAAGCAGCGTCGAGGTGGTCACGGGCCCCCAACCCCCGCCGCCGGTCGCGTCGACGAAGCCGCCGAACAGCCCGAGCCCCGCGAGGAACCCCGTCGAGTGCGGCCGCTGCGCCGCCTTGCGCTGCGTGAGCCCGCGGGAGAAGCGCCACATGAGGTTCAGGCCGATGAGCGCGAGGATGAGCGACATGATCGGCCGCGCCGCCTCCGTGGACAGGCGCACGAGCAGCGTCGAGCCGAGGAACGCGCCGATCGCGCCGGGGATGCCGATGGCGAAGGCGGTGCGCCAGTCCACGTTGCCGAAGCGCGTGTGCGACACGCCGGAGGCGAGCGTCGTCCCCAGCTCAGCGGTGTGCACGACGGCGGAGGCGGCGGCGGGGGTGAGCCCGGCGAGCCCGATGAGGATGGTCGACGAGGTGACGCCGAAGCCCATGCCCAGGCCGCCGTCGACGAGTTGCGCGGCGAGGCCAGCCACCGCGATGAGGATAAGCGTTTCAAGTTTGTACATGTCAGGCAGCTTTCTCGGCAGCGGCGCGGTATCGGTCGGCGACAACACCCGCGAGGTCGGTGGTCAGGGGTCCGGACCGCGGCAGGTGCGCCGGGATCCGGTCGAGCAGGGTTGCGTAGGTGACAAAGAGGGGAAGCACATGCGTATCGACGAACCTCCGGCCCCCGCCCGTCGCCGGCACGACGTCGACGTCGCGGCCGGTCCGGCGCGCGAGGTCGGCGGCGAGGCGGTCGTAGTTGCGGGCCTGGTCGGCGTCCGAGGTGCCCACGGGGTAGAGGGTGACGTGGGGGGCCGAAGGTGCGTCGATACGCAGGCGCTCCTCGAGAACCCCGGCGATGTCGGGGTCGGTGCCGAGCGGCTCGGCGAGGGTGCAGTCGAGGTGCTCGCGGGCCTCGGCGAGGTGGCGCGGCACGTCCACGCGCGCGTGGAAGGCGCGGGTGAACAGCAGCGGCACGACGATGGCGCGCTCGGCGGTCACCGAGGCGGCGGCCTCGGCGAGGGTGGGCGCGTCGAACTCGAGGTGCGCGGCCACGCCCTCGACGCCGAGCTCGGCGGCCGCGGCGGCGGTGAGCGCGCGGATACCCTCGGCGGCGCGCGGGTGGCGCGAGCCGTGCGAGAGGGTGATCAGCGCGGTCATCGTCGTCCTCCC encodes:
- a CDS encoding nucleosidase, which gives rise to MSDLLIVAAMKEEAADIMSGGDHEVLITGIGTLPAAIALTRRLATGEKPERVINVGTAGALTDLEPGVYEVSAAVKHDFKVGGTSELTDFVYPRWFSFDPITDLPKAKLATGDAFVNRSDLRAELARECQLVDMEGYALAAVCSTFGVPITLLKQVSDSADESASEVWEAALERARVELEEALRAHLR
- a CDS encoding sulfite exporter TauE/SafE family protein, with product MYKLETLILIAVAGLAAQLVDGGLGMGFGVTSSTILIGLAGLTPAAASAVVHTAELGTTLASGVSHTRFGNVDWRTAFAIGIPGAIGAFLGSTLLVRLSTEAARPIMSLILALIGLNLMWRFSRGLTQRKAAQRPHSTGFLAGLGLFGGFVDATGGGGWGPVTTSTLLSAGRAEPRRIVGTVNTAEFLVTLAATLGFAIGMWHDLVANLAAVVALLVGGMIAAPLAAWLVTRMNPIALGGVVGTLIVFLNLPVVLKFLGVTSGLVLVRVAVLAIGGALSWRGVRKARANSRAAAEREGATGSVVEPAPAVRA
- a CDS encoding sirohydrochlorin chelatase, giving the protein MTALITLSHGSRHPRAAEGIRALTAAAAAELGVEGVAAHLEFDAPTLAEAAASVTAERAIVVPLLFTRAFHARVDVPRHLAEAREHLDCTLAEPLGTDPDIAGVLEERLRIDAPSAPHVTLYPVGTSDADQARNYDRLAADLARRTGRDVDVVPATGGGRRFVDTHVLPLFVTYATLLDRIPAHLPRSGPLTTDLAGVVADRYRAAAEKAA